In Oreochromis aureus strain Israel breed Guangdong linkage group 20, ZZ_aureus, whole genome shotgun sequence, the following are encoded in one genomic region:
- the ifrd2 gene encoding interferon-related developmental regulator 2 isoform X2 translates to MPRSKTGKRGSGKPGAKNGVKGEAAASDDELTSDILSHYSSASESTSVLEEGTGSEQVDEQTAQEETEDKLKLCIDNLTDKSAKTRLAALESLRQAFSSRVLYDFLTERRLTISDCLERSLRKGSGEEKAASATVFALLCIQLGGGDEAEEGFKMLRPLLTATLSDSSASIAARQSCARTLGMCCYVSSAEDGEDLIKSLALLESVFMSSYPNGEGVLPTPKPGSPGLHTAALQAWSLLVTICPTSRLTVLLSHHLPKLQTCLQSSDVNYRIAVGETIALLVELGREIDEEFEVEDGESLCECLKSLATDGNKHRAKNDRRKQRSIFREVLHYIENEDFTEEKIRFGVENVYIDSWVRRRIYDAFKEILESGVRHHLQFNQLLRDIFGLGPPLILDAAVKGNKISRFEKHLFNSAAFKARTKQRNKVRDKRADVM, encoded by the exons ATGCCGCGGAGTAAGACGGGGAAACGTGGCTCCGGTAAGCCGG GTGCTAAAAATGGAGTAAAGGGAGAGGCGGCAGCCAGCGATGACGAGCTGACGTCGGACATTCTCAGCCACTACAGCAGTGCCAGCGAGAGCACCTCGGTGCTGGAAGAGGGCACGG GAAGTGAGCAGGTGGATGAGCAAACTGCCCAGGAAGAAACAGAAGACAAACTCAAACTGTGTATAGACAACCTGACTGATAAGAG TGCAAAGACTCGTCTAGCAGCTCTTGAGTCGTTGCGACAGGCCTTCTCCTCCAGAGTGCTGTATGACTTCCTGACAGAGAGGCGCCTCACCATCAGCGACTGCCTGGAAAGGAGCCTCAGAAAAG GCAGTGGCGAGGAGAAGGCGGCGTCGGCCACGGTTTTTGCTCTGCTCTGCATTCAGCTAGGGGGCGGAGACGAGGCGGAGGAGGGCTTCAAAATGCTTCGCCCGCTTCTCACGGCCACCTTGAGTGACAGCAGTGCCAGCATAGCAGCTCGCCAGAGT TGTGCTAGGACTCTGGGGATGTGCTGCTATGTCTCATCTGCTGAAGATGGAGAG GACTTAATCAAGTCATTGGCTCTATTGGAGAGTGTGTTCATGTCTTCGTACCCGAATGGAGAGGGAGTTCTGCCCACACCGAAACCTGGAAGTCCAGGTCTGCACACTGCTGCCCTGCAGGCCTGGTCACTGTTGGTCACCATCTGTCCCACTTCTAGACTGACTGTGCTGCTCAGCCA TCACCTCCCTAAACTACAGACGTGTCTTCAGAGCAGCGATGTGAACTACAGAATCGCGGTAGGAGAGACCATCGCGCTGCTGGTGGAGCTGGGGCGAGAGATAGACGAG GAGTTTGAGGTGGAGGACGGTGAAAGTCTGTGTGAATGCCTGAAGAGTTTGGCTACAGACGGCAACAAGCACAGAGCCAAGAACGACAGAAGGAAACAACGCTCCATCTTCAGAGAGGTGCTGCATTACATAGAG AACGAGGACTTCACAGAAGAGAAAATCAGGTTTGGAGTGGAGAACGTTTACATTGACAGCTGGGTGAGGAGAAGGATCTACGACGCCTTCAAAGAGATCCTCGAGTCTGGAGTCAGACACCATCTTCAG TTCAACCAACTACTGAGAGACATCTTTGGCCTTGGCCCACCACTCATCCTGGACGCTGCGGTCAAAGGCAACAAGATCTCACGGTTTGAGAAG CATCTTTTCAACTCGGCTGCCTTCAAAGCCAGAACTAAACAGAGGAACAAGGTCCGGGACAAACGTGCCGATGTCATGTAA
- the ifrd2 gene encoding interferon-related developmental regulator 2 isoform X1 yields MPRSKTGKRGSGKPGSLRQEVLQLHLSTKASLKGAKNGVKGEAAASDDELTSDILSHYSSASESTSVLEEGTGSEQVDEQTAQEETEDKLKLCIDNLTDKSAKTRLAALESLRQAFSSRVLYDFLTERRLTISDCLERSLRKGSGEEKAASATVFALLCIQLGGGDEAEEGFKMLRPLLTATLSDSSASIAARQSCARTLGMCCYVSSAEDGEDLIKSLALLESVFMSSYPNGEGVLPTPKPGSPGLHTAALQAWSLLVTICPTSRLTVLLSHHLPKLQTCLQSSDVNYRIAVGETIALLVELGREIDEEFEVEDGESLCECLKSLATDGNKHRAKNDRRKQRSIFREVLHYIENEDFTEEKIRFGVENVYIDSWVRRRIYDAFKEILESGVRHHLQFNQLLRDIFGLGPPLILDAAVKGNKISRFEKHLFNSAAFKARTKQRNKVRDKRADVM; encoded by the exons ATGCCGCGGAGTAAGACGGGGAAACGTGGCTCCGGTAAGCCGG GCTCTCTCCGTCAGGAGGTTCTTCAGCTGCACCTGTCGACTAAGGCGTCACTCAAAG GTGCTAAAAATGGAGTAAAGGGAGAGGCGGCAGCCAGCGATGACGAGCTGACGTCGGACATTCTCAGCCACTACAGCAGTGCCAGCGAGAGCACCTCGGTGCTGGAAGAGGGCACGG GAAGTGAGCAGGTGGATGAGCAAACTGCCCAGGAAGAAACAGAAGACAAACTCAAACTGTGTATAGACAACCTGACTGATAAGAG TGCAAAGACTCGTCTAGCAGCTCTTGAGTCGTTGCGACAGGCCTTCTCCTCCAGAGTGCTGTATGACTTCCTGACAGAGAGGCGCCTCACCATCAGCGACTGCCTGGAAAGGAGCCTCAGAAAAG GCAGTGGCGAGGAGAAGGCGGCGTCGGCCACGGTTTTTGCTCTGCTCTGCATTCAGCTAGGGGGCGGAGACGAGGCGGAGGAGGGCTTCAAAATGCTTCGCCCGCTTCTCACGGCCACCTTGAGTGACAGCAGTGCCAGCATAGCAGCTCGCCAGAGT TGTGCTAGGACTCTGGGGATGTGCTGCTATGTCTCATCTGCTGAAGATGGAGAG GACTTAATCAAGTCATTGGCTCTATTGGAGAGTGTGTTCATGTCTTCGTACCCGAATGGAGAGGGAGTTCTGCCCACACCGAAACCTGGAAGTCCAGGTCTGCACACTGCTGCCCTGCAGGCCTGGTCACTGTTGGTCACCATCTGTCCCACTTCTAGACTGACTGTGCTGCTCAGCCA TCACCTCCCTAAACTACAGACGTGTCTTCAGAGCAGCGATGTGAACTACAGAATCGCGGTAGGAGAGACCATCGCGCTGCTGGTGGAGCTGGGGCGAGAGATAGACGAG GAGTTTGAGGTGGAGGACGGTGAAAGTCTGTGTGAATGCCTGAAGAGTTTGGCTACAGACGGCAACAAGCACAGAGCCAAGAACGACAGAAGGAAACAACGCTCCATCTTCAGAGAGGTGCTGCATTACATAGAG AACGAGGACTTCACAGAAGAGAAAATCAGGTTTGGAGTGGAGAACGTTTACATTGACAGCTGGGTGAGGAGAAGGATCTACGACGCCTTCAAAGAGATCCTCGAGTCTGGAGTCAGACACCATCTTCAG TTCAACCAACTACTGAGAGACATCTTTGGCCTTGGCCCACCACTCATCCTGGACGCTGCGGTCAAAGGCAACAAGATCTCACGGTTTGAGAAG CATCTTTTCAACTCGGCTGCCTTCAAAGCCAGAACTAAACAGAGGAACAAGGTCCGGGACAAACGTGCCGATGTCATGTAA
- the amt gene encoding aminomethyltransferase, mitochondrial, whose protein sequence is MWARLTVGAGASGLGLRAARDGLLRFFGAGCAGRRQQQSRAASTEAALKKTPLFDFHRDQGGKMVEFAGWSMPVQYKDSHIASHMHTREHCSIFDVSHMLQTNVHGKDRVKFMESLVVADIAELKDNQGTLTLFTNEKGGIIDDLIVTKTDQGYLYVVSNAGCADKDSAHMKARLAEFKYAGFDVDLEFLDCALIAVQGPTMSRVLQAGLKEDLSKLTFMTSALATVFGVPDCRVTRCGYTGEDGVEISVPESRVVELTEKLVANSEVKLAGLGARDSLRLEAGLCLYGNDIDETTTPVEATLVWTIGKRRRQAKDFPGADIIVPQIKAKTARKRVGLVSTGPPVRQHTPILSPDGKVIGEVTSGCPSPCLKKNIAMGYVDAAFAKNGTAIQVEVRKKAVPATVSKMPFVPTKYYTG, encoded by the exons ATGTGGGCTCGGTTGACGGTTGGAGCCGGGGCTTCGGGGCTCGGGTTGCGGGCTGCACGGGACGGTTTGCTGCGGTTCTTTGGAGCTGGATGTGCGGGGAGGAGGCAGCAGCAGAGCCGGGCTGCCAGCACAGAA gctGCCTTGAAGAAGACTCCACTATTTGACTTCCACAGGGACCAGGGGGGAAAGATGGTGGAGTTTGCAGGCTGGAGTATGCCCGTTCAGTATAAAGACAGTCACATTGCCTCTCACATGCACACCAGAGAGCACTGCTCCATCTTTGATGTCAGCCACATGTTGCAG ACCAACGTCCACGGCAAAGACAGGGTGAAGTTCATGGAGTCACTGGTGGTTGCAGACATCGCAGAACTCAAGGACAACCAG GGCACGTTGACCCTCTTCACTAATGAGAAAGGTGGGATTATTGATGACCTCATTGTGACAAAGACGGACCAGGGCTACCTCTACGTAGTCTCCAACGCCGGCTGTGCTGACAAGGACTCTGCTCATATGAAG GCCAGACTGGCAGAGTTCAAATATGCTGGTTTTGATGTGGATCTGGAGTTTCTTGATTGCGCACTGATTGCTGTGCAAG GTCCCACTATGTCTCGGGTGCTCCAGGCGGGATTGAAGGAGGACCTGAGTAAGCTAACTTTCATGACCTCTGCCCTGGCCACGGTGTTCGGTGTCCCTGACTGCAGAGTAACTCGATGTGGATACACTGGAGAGGACGGGGTGGAG aTCTCCGTCCCTGAGTCCAGAGTGGTGGAGCTGACGGAGAAGCTAGTGGCCAACAGTGAGGTGAAGCTGGCCGGGCTGGGAGCTAGGGACAGTCTACGACTGGAGGCGGGGCTCTGTCTCTATGGCAATGACATCGATGAGACCACTACACCTGTGGAGGCCACGCTTGTCTGGACCATAG GAAAGCGCAGACGCCAGGCCAAAGATTTCCCCGGTGCTGACATCATCGTACCTCAGATCAAAGCCAAGACAGCCAGGAAGAGAGTGGGTCTGGTGTCCACCGGCCCCCCAGTCCGGCAGCACACGCCTATTCTCAGCCCTGACGGAAAGGTCATAG GTGAGGTGACCAGCGGCTGCCCCTCTCCCTGCCTGAAAAAGAACATTGCCATGGGTTACGTGGATGCGGCGTTCGCCAAAAATGGAACAGCCATCCAGGTCGAGGTCAGGAAAAAGGCAGTGCCGGCCACCGTCAGCAAGATGCCCTTTGTGCCCACCAAGTACTATACTGGTTAG